One Castanea sativa cultivar Marrone di Chiusa Pesio chromosome 4, ASM4071231v1 DNA window includes the following coding sequences:
- the LOC142633026 gene encoding uncharacterized protein LOC142633026, with protein MSCVYSSSISILFNGGATESFLPSRGIRQGDPLSLYLFIFCMEVLGAMIAEKCCSKLWNPVKASQGGLPFSHLFFTDDLVLFARVDWKNCVDVREVLDSFCELSGQKSTPSLGKYLGFPIKHSGTLQDFGYILERVQGRLAGWKANLLSFAGRLVLTQAVTSTIPNYAMQCGVLPAKILSNVDRLSRNFI; from the exons ATGAGTTGTGTCTACTCTTCCTCAATATCCATTCTCTTTAATGGGGGTGCTACTGAGTCTTTTCTCCCTTCAAGAGGGATTAGACAAGGGGACCCGTTGTCCTTGTATCTGTTCATTTTTTGTATGGAGGTTTTGGGTGCCATGATAGCCGAAAAATGCTGCTCCAAGTTGTGGAATCCAGTCAAGGCTTCACAGGGAGGGTTGCCCTTTTCTCATTTGTTCTTCACAGATGACCTTGTGCTATTTGCAAGGGTGGATTGGAAAAATTGTGTTGATGTTAGGGAAGTTTTGGATTCCTTTTGTGAACTTTCTGGTCAAAAG TCAACTCCGTCGCTTGGAAAGTATCTTGGTTTCCCAATTAAACACTCAGGCACGCTGCAAGATTTTGGGTATATTTTGGAGAGGGTGCAAGGGAGGCTTGCGGGGTGGAAAGCTAATTTGCTCTCCTTTGCGGGGAGGCTTGTTCTCACCCAAGCCGTAACTTCCACAATCCCGAACTATGCGATGCAATGTGGTGTTCTTCCTGCTAAGATTCTCTCTAATGTGGATAGACTCAGTCGCAACTTCATTTGA